ATTACAACGAAAATCATCGTTTGTTTTGATTTTTTGATCATTAAACCTAATTCCAAGCGGTCGGTTGTTTCTCTCAAAGCAAATACAGAAGCGAGATAGGCACAAATTGAAATGGTAAATAATCCTACGGCAACGCCGAACCAATTCAGCCAGCTGAAAATATATAAGTCTAAAAATCCAGTAGCATCCGGATTGATGGAATGAGAAACCGTTGCGGCCGCAATTAATCCCAAGAAAAATGGAGTCAGCAAACTTGAAAAATAGAAGATCTGTGCATAAACATGTTGCCAGTCGTCTTTCACCGCATCATAATGTCTGAAAGTGAAAGCGGTTCCTCTGGCAATAATTCCAACTAACATTAAAACCAAAGGAATATGTAAATAGGTTGAAAGAGTCGTATAAATCTCAGGAAAACCGACAAACAGAATGACGATCGCTATGATCAGCCACATGTGATTAGCCTCCCAAACCGGGGCAATGGATTCGTACATAATCTCCTTTGTCTTGTCACGGGCCCTTTTTTTCGTAAAAAGTTCCACAATTCCTGCTCCGAAATCTGCTCCGCCCAAGATCACATAAAGACAAATGGATAACCAGAGAAAACCTATAACTACGTAAATCATGATTTTTTGTTTTTAGGGTTAAACTGAGAGTCCGTAGGATCGTATAATCTCGGAACCATCTGGATCTGTCGTCTTAGTAAGAAAATAATAACGATTGATAAGGAAACGAAAATAGCCGTGAAAAAGTAAAATGAATACTGAATTCCCGGCATTGGAGTTACCGCGTCTGCCGTTCTCATAATTCCGTAAATAATCCAGGGCTGTCTTCCCACCTCTGTGACGGTCCAGCCTGCTTCCAGTGCAATATATCCAAATGGGGTTGCGATTAAAAAGGTTTTCAGCAACCAGTTTTTTGTGAGCCATTCTTTCTTAAAATAGGTGGCATATAAGAAAATAGCACCTATCATGATCATAACAACACCAAAAAAGATCATGATCTGAAAAGCGTAATGTACCACAGGCACCGGTGGCCATTCATCTTTTGGAAAATCATTCAGCCCCTTTACTTCATGGTCAAAATCATTGGCCACTAAGAAACTCAGCACTTTTGGAATTTTTAGTGCGTATTTTATTTCCCCTTTTTCTTCGTCAGGAATTCCGCCGATTACAAAAGAAGCGCCTTTTTCGGTTTCGAAATGGGCTTCCATGGCCGCTAGTTTAATCGGTTGTCTTTCCGCCACAGATTTTGCCGCAACATCACCGCTCAAAGGAGCCCCAAACGCTCCGATTAAAGCAAATCCGGCTGCTATTTTAAATGCTTTGGTGTGAAATTCTACATTCTTTTTTCTCATAATTAGATAAGCGTGAACTCCTGCAACGGCAAAACCGGTCGCACAAAATGCAGCAACGGTCATGTGCAGGGCCTGTGGAAACCAGGCCTCATTAAACATCGCTTTCATAGGATCTATATTTAAGTATTGCCCATCTGCATAATCAAATCCGGCAGGGGAATTCATCCACGCATTGGCGGCAACCACTAAAATCCCGGAAGCCAAACCGCTTAAACCCACTAAAAAACCACAAAACCAGTGGAACCATTTATTAAATCTGTCCCATCCGTATAGAAAAAAGCCGATGGCGATGGCTTCAATAAAGAAAGCGGTGCCTTCCAAAGAAAAAGGCATTCCGAAAATCGGACCGGCATGTTTCATAAATTCCGGCCAGAGAAGTCCGAGTTCAAAAGAAAGCATCGTTCCTGAAACAGCTCCCACGGCGAAGAGAATAGCAACACCTTTGCTCCAGGCTTTGGTAAGCCCCTTGTAGACTTCATTGTTTGTTTTTAAGTATTTCCAGTGTGCAAACGCCATTAGAAAGGGCATTACCATCCCTACACACGAAAATATGATATGAAACCCCAACGACATTGCCATCTGCGCGCGGGCTGCTAGAAAATCATCCATAATATCAACTTTTGAGTAAATAAATGTAAGCATAAATTAGAGATTTCAGCATGATTTACAACAGTTATGATTTAAATAATAGGTTTTAACTTTGTTATCTTTTAAAATGAATGGCTTCACTTTTTTGCCTGAAAAAACACTGTTTTTTTGACATATTTTAACTTTCATACCTCGAAAAAAATCACGATATTTGTGAGTCTTTGCTTTACGCAGGATTTTTAATATTTGATATGAGTCAGAAACAATATACAGCTAGTAGTATTCAGGCATTGGAAGGAATGGAGCACGTTCGTATGCGTCCTTCAATGTACATTGGTGATGTGGGAGTTAGAGGTCTCCATCATTTGGTTTATGAAGTAGTAGATAACTCTATTGACGAGGCGTTGGCAGGATACTGCGACACGATCTTTGTCAGCATTAAAGAAGGAAACGGAATCGAGGTTAGCGATAACGGTAGAGGTATCCCGGTTGACTTCCACGAAAAGGAACAAAAATCTGCTCTTGAGGTTGTCATGACAAAAATCGGAGCCGGAGGTAAGTTCGATAAAGATTCTTATAAGGTTTCCGGTGGTCTTCACGGAGTTGGGGTATCGTGTGTGAACGCGCTTTCCAATGAAATGATCACTACGGTTTACAGAGACGGTAACGTTTATCAGCAGATATATTCAAAAGGTAAAGCACAAACAGGTGTTGAAGAGATTGGCCACAGCGAGAACAGAGGAACCAAGCAGTTTTTCCAGCCGGATGATACAATCTTCACAGAGTTGGTGTATAATTATGATACATTGGCAAACCGTTTAAGAGAGCTTTCTTACCTTAATAAAGGAATTACAATTACACTTACAGACGAAAGAGAAAAATTGGAAGATGATACTTTCAAAACAGAAGTTTTCCATTCTGAAGGTGGTTTAAAAGAATTCGTTGCTTATATCGACGGAAACCGTGAATCGATCATGGAACACGTAATTTTCATGGAAGGTGAAAGAGACGATATTCCGGTTGAGGTGGCGATGCGTTACAACACATCATTCAACGAAAATCTTCACTCTTACGTTAATAATATCAATACTCACGAAGGAGGTACTCACCTGGCAGGTTTCAGACGTGCTTTAACGAGAACGCTTAAGAAATACGCAGATGAACTAGGACTTCCTGCAAAAGAAAAAGTGGAAATTACCGGGGATGACTTCCGTGAAGGTTTAACAGCAGTAGTTTCTGTAAAAGTAATGGAACCTCAGTTTGAAGGACAGACCAAAACAAAATTAGGAAACTCTGAAGTTTCTGGTGCTGTAGATAAGATTGTAGGGGAGATGCTGACGAACTTCTTAGAAGAAAACCCTAACGAAGCGAAGCTGATTGTACAAAAGGTTGTGTTGGCTGCAAAGGCTAGACAGGCTGCGAAAAAAGCTCGTGAAATGGTTCAGAGAAAATCTCCGCTGGGAGGTTCCGGGCTTCCGGGAAAATTGTCTGACTGTTCATCAAAAAATCCGGCAGAATCTGAGATATTCCTTGTAGAGGGAGATTCCGCGGGTGGAACGGCAAAACAAGGTCGTGACCGATTTTTCCAGGCAATTCTTCCGTTAAGAGGTAAAATTTTGAACGTTGAGAAATCAATGCTTCACAAAGTTTATGACAACGAAGAGATCAAGAATATTTATACTGCTTTAGGTGTTTCTGTTGGTACAGAAGAAGATAGCAAAGCATTGAATATGGCGAAGTTGAGATATCACAAGATCGTAATCATGACCGATGCTGATATTGATGGTTCTCACATTTCTACGTTGATCTTAACATTCTTCTTCAGATATATGAAGGAATTGATTGAGAACGGATATATCTATATCGCTCAACCGCCTTTATATCTATTGAAAAGAGGTAATAAAAAACAATATGCTTACAACGAAAAAGAACGTGAGCAATTTACTTTAGAGATGTCTCCGGATGGAAAAGGTGTTGAAATTCAACGTTATAAAGGTCTTGGAGAGATGAACCCGGAGCAGCTTTGGGAAACTACTCTAAACCCTGAACACAGAATTTTGAAGCAGGTTACCATTGATAATGCTGTAGAAGCAGACAGTGTATTCTCTATGTTGATGGGGGATGAGGTTCCACCAAGAAGAGAGTTTATCGAGAAAAATGCTAAATATGCTAAGATTGATGCATAATTAAAATGCTTTCAATATAAAATTAAAAAGACTTCAGAAATGGAGTCTTTTTTTATGGGATTTGTTGAACAATTAATTTTAAACATATCATAAATTTATTATTTTTGTCCAATTATATTAACCATGATGAAAATGTTTTTTCTCGGGGCACTTTCTACAGCCTCACTTTATTTCGCTCAGACTTATCCTGCATCAGCCATTCCGGAAAATTTAAAGAAAAATGCTAATGTTGTGGTCAGAAAAGATTTTACCACCATTAATATTAATAAAATTGATGAAGTAAAATATCAGATCAATACCGTAACAACCGTTTTAAATAAAGATGGAAACTCCAAGGCCATTGCGTATATTCCTTATGAAAAAGGCGATCATATTTCTGATATTAAAGCCACTGTCTATGATGAGCAGGGGAAAAAAGTAAAGAGTTTTTCGAAGTCCGATTTTGGTGATTTTGCCAATAATACACAAGGTGTTTTTTATTCGAACAGTAGAGTGTTAGCTTTGTCTTACACACCGACTCAATATCCTTATACTATTGATTTTTCGTATCAGATAACGAATGAAAATACGGTTTTCATACCTGATTTTGTACCTTTTTCATCTACCAATACTTCGTTGGAAGATGCTCAGTTTAAAATTATTAATAAATCAGGAATTGAACTGAAAACGAAAACCTATCCTTCAAAATATAATTACACTTCGGTAACAGAAAGTGATAATGCAGGAGAAAAAACTTTCAGTTATAAAAATGTACCTGCGATCGTTGATGCTTTGATGTTGCCAAAGCCTGTAAAAATTTTACCTAAAGTAAGTTTTGCTTTAACGAAATTCAACCTAGAAGGAAAACAGGGAAATGTCAGCAGCTGGAAAGATTTCGGATCTTGGTATTACAACAGTATTTTACAGCCGGTATCGGTCTCCACTCCTGCAATTAAGGCGGAAGTAGCAGCTTTAAATCTACAGGGAACTACAGAAGAGAAAGTAAAGAAGATTTACCAACACATGCAGGCAAAAACACGATATATTTTTGTGGCATTAGGAATTGGCGGATGGCAGCCGATGCTTCCAGATGAGGTTCAGAAAAAGGGTTATGGAGATTGTAAAGGTCTTACCAATTATATGAAAACTTTGTTAGATGAAGCGGGAATTCCATCAAATTATTGTGTCATCAATTCGAATGCTTCAGAAGTTTCTTTTGATCCTGAATTTCCGAAAATGGGTGGAAATCACGTTATTTTGATGGTTCCGACCGATAAAGGAAGTATTTGGCTGGAAAATACGTCTCAGCAAATGGCTTTCAATCATTTAAGTTACAGCACGACAGATCGAAACGTGCTTTCGGTGACTAAAAACGGAATTGATATTATCGAAACACCTTCTTATAAAGCCGAGCAAAATAAAGAATCTCAGAAACTGAATATTAAGCTGAATGAAGATAACAGCATAAATGGTGACGGAAAATTTGCTTATACCGGAAGTCAGTATGATTATAGTTTAGGCTTTGCTTATATGTCTCCGAAGGAAAAAAATGACGCTTTTAAAGACAGAATAGATATTCTGAATTTTGAAAAAGTGGAGATGAAAAACTACACGAACGACAGGGATAAAGCCGTTTCGAATTTTGATATTGATTTTAAAGCAAATAATTATTCAAAAAGTATGGGAAGTAGTTTGATGTTCAGAGCGGTTCCTATTTATGCGAATAATTTTTATAAATCTGATGAAAGCCGCGAACTTCCTTTTGAGATCCGTCAGTCATTTAACGATGAATATGAAATTAATTATGCGCTTCCAAAAAACTATAAAGTTGATGAAGTTCCTGAAGATGTGATGATTAATTCTGAATTCGGAACTTATAAATTAAGTTTTGTAAAAAATGATGAAGGAGTAAAAGTCACAAGAAGCATTAAAGTAAATAAAGGAATTTTCCCTAAAGAAAAATATAATGACTATGTGAGCTTCAGAAAGAAGACTTTAAACAACGATAACTCGAAAATTTTAATTACGAAAATATAAAGATGAAAAAAATAATAGTAGGTGCTTTCTGTTCATTAAATGTATTATTGGTGGAGGCTCAGAAGCATGAATTCTTAGATTTTCCGAAGTTCAATGAGGCAGATCTTTCAAAAACCAAATCGGAACTTGATGAAAATGCTCCAGCTGAGATTTTATATAAATCTGTTCATTTTAATGTTGATACCAATACCGGAAATCTTAGAAAAACAGCTTTTTACCGAGTTAAAATTTATGATAAAGACAAGGTTGAGGACTGGTTGAACCTTGAAATTCCTTTATATCAGAACAAAAGCAATAGAGAAACTTTGGAAAAAGTGAAAGCTTTTACCTATAACCTCGAAAACGGAGCCGCAGTTTCCACAAAAGTAGATAGAAGCTCCAAATATAAAAGCCGGGAAAGTAAGAACGTTACGGTAACCAAATTTGCTTTTCCTAATGTGAAAAACGGATCGGTAATTGAGTACCAATACGAGGTTGTTTCCCCCTTTTTATATGCCATTCCGCAGATCTTGATAGAATCTGATACACCGTCTCTTTACACTGAATATGTTCTGGATGCACCAACTAATATTTCTTATAACGTAAATTACACAGGTTCTTTGAATCCGAAATACAGAATGGTGGAAGAAAAAATGCTGTATGGGATGAGCCACAGAACCTACCGGTTCGGCTATGAGAATCTGAAAGGCTTTAAAACGGAAAGGTTTGTAAAAAACGACAGGAATTTCAGGACTAAGATCAGTGCTGAGCTTCATTCCACCAATTTCAGAGAGCTTAAACTGTACTCTTCTTCGTGGGAAAAGATCAAGGATAAATTATATGAAGATGAAGATTTCGGTGGTGAGCTGAAGAAGACTAAACTGGCAAAGGAAAATATGCCGACTCTTTCAGGACTGACTACCGATATTGAAAAAGCAAATGCTATTTTTAAATATGTAAAAAATACCTTCACCTGGAATAAAGACCGAGGAATTTATACCGAGGACGGAATAAAAAAACTATTGGAAACAAAAACAGGAAATGCCGCAGAAATCAATCTTTTTCTGGTGATGTTGCTAAGGGAAGCTGGCTTGAAAGCGGATCCGGTCATTATTTCTACCGTAGATAATGGGTTGATCAATCTGGTATCTCCAAGTGTTACCAGCACTAACTTTGTGATTGCTGCCATCAATACAAATGAAGGTATTCACGTATTTGATGCTACCTCGAAGCAGTCGAATATCGATGATCTGCCTCCGAGAGACTGGAATGAATACGGAATTCTGATCGCGAAAGACAAAGTACAGCAAATGCAGCTGGTGAATGCTACGTCAAGCTTTACACATCTTACAACAAAGGCAAAGATTAATGAGGATGGAAGCATTTCGGGAACTTATGCAGATCGTGATACGGGAGCTTTTGCGATGTTTGCCAAAGAAAGCTACGATGAAAATACGGATAAATACAAAAAGCAGTATAAAGAAAATTTTTCCATTGATTTTAATAATATTGATTCAAAAGTACTTGAAAACGGAGATTTTGAAAGTACCATGACTTTTTCTTCAGATCATCTGATTGATAGAGTCGGAAAGAAAATGATTATTAATCCGATGCTTTTCATGAATAAAAACTCCAATGAGTTTGACCAGGCCGACGCCCGTAAATTTAAGATTGATTTTATCGCACCTTACACAAAAGTGAAAAAGGTGATTCTCGAAATTCCTGAGGGATATGCGATTGAAGAAATGCCTAAAAGCAAAAAAATAGTAACCGATGATAAAGAAATAGAGTACAGCTATGTGGCGGAGCAGAAAGGTAATACACTGGAAGTTATTTCTACGGTGAAAGTGGCGAGTGCAGATTATCCGAAAGAATATTATCCTGCATTCAAACAGATCTGGGGAGTAGCTTCGAAAAGTGAAAACCAGGTGATCAGTCTTGTTAAAAAATAAGTTGGGAACCTACTTTTTTAATATAATTTAGAAAATATTTCAAAACCATTCATTTTTTGAATGGTTTTTGCTTATGTAATGAAAATTAAAAATTATGAAAAATACAGTTGCGGTTATCGCACTATCTTCCTTCTTTATTTTTTCAGCTTGTAAGAAAACGGAAAACCAAAATACCGCTATTGAAACGGCCGAAGCAAAACCGGAGCAATTTGTAGTAGATTCTGTAAGCATCAATGATTCTATCAATATAAGTGATTCCCTTCAATTGAAGTTCAGTTCTAAAATGTTGGTTTTTCCTTCAATTAATGATAAAAGTTTGTTAGACAGTATTTATATGAAGAAAAATGTGAGT
The sequence above is a segment of the Chryseobacterium sp. MYb264 genome. Coding sequences within it:
- a CDS encoding cytochrome d ubiquinol oxidase subunit II codes for the protein MIYVVIGFLWLSICLYVILGGADFGAGIVELFTKKRARDKTKEIMYESIAPVWEANHMWLIIAIVILFVGFPEIYTTLSTYLHIPLVLMLVGIIARGTAFTFRHYDAVKDDWQHVYAQIFYFSSLLTPFFLGLIAAATVSHSINPDATGFLDLYIFSWLNWFGVAVGLFTISICAYLASVFALRETTDRLELGLMIKKSKQTMIFVVITGLLVFLTAYISDIPLLMWVFSKPLGIMATVFATICLFLILKAMNTRKLLPVRALAGFQVIMILVAATYQHNPNIILFGNGQHLSLLEHVAAPKTISALGWALLLGSLFILPFLFYLMASFSKQRK
- a CDS encoding cytochrome ubiquinol oxidase subunit I — encoded protein: MDDFLAARAQMAMSLGFHIIFSCVGMVMPFLMAFAHWKYLKTNNEVYKGLTKAWSKGVAILFAVGAVSGTMLSFELGLLWPEFMKHAGPIFGMPFSLEGTAFFIEAIAIGFFLYGWDRFNKWFHWFCGFLVGLSGLASGILVVAANAWMNSPAGFDYADGQYLNIDPMKAMFNEAWFPQALHMTVAAFCATGFAVAGVHAYLIMRKKNVEFHTKAFKIAAGFALIGAFGAPLSGDVAAKSVAERQPIKLAAMEAHFETEKGASFVIGGIPDEEKGEIKYALKIPKVLSFLVANDFDHEVKGLNDFPKDEWPPVPVVHYAFQIMIFFGVVMIMIGAIFLYATYFKKEWLTKNWLLKTFLIATPFGYIALEAGWTVTEVGRQPWIIYGIMRTADAVTPMPGIQYSFYFFTAIFVSLSIVIIFLLRRQIQMVPRLYDPTDSQFNPKNKKS
- the gyrB gene encoding DNA topoisomerase (ATP-hydrolyzing) subunit B, yielding MSQKQYTASSIQALEGMEHVRMRPSMYIGDVGVRGLHHLVYEVVDNSIDEALAGYCDTIFVSIKEGNGIEVSDNGRGIPVDFHEKEQKSALEVVMTKIGAGGKFDKDSYKVSGGLHGVGVSCVNALSNEMITTVYRDGNVYQQIYSKGKAQTGVEEIGHSENRGTKQFFQPDDTIFTELVYNYDTLANRLRELSYLNKGITITLTDEREKLEDDTFKTEVFHSEGGLKEFVAYIDGNRESIMEHVIFMEGERDDIPVEVAMRYNTSFNENLHSYVNNINTHEGGTHLAGFRRALTRTLKKYADELGLPAKEKVEITGDDFREGLTAVVSVKVMEPQFEGQTKTKLGNSEVSGAVDKIVGEMLTNFLEENPNEAKLIVQKVVLAAKARQAAKKAREMVQRKSPLGGSGLPGKLSDCSSKNPAESEIFLVEGDSAGGTAKQGRDRFFQAILPLRGKILNVEKSMLHKVYDNEEIKNIYTALGVSVGTEEDSKALNMAKLRYHKIVIMTDADIDGSHISTLILTFFFRYMKELIENGYIYIAQPPLYLLKRGNKKQYAYNEKEREQFTLEMSPDGKGVEIQRYKGLGEMNPEQLWETTLNPEHRILKQVTIDNAVEADSVFSMLMGDEVPPRREFIEKNAKYAKIDA
- a CDS encoding DUF3857 domain-containing protein, coding for MKKIIVGAFCSLNVLLVEAQKHEFLDFPKFNEADLSKTKSELDENAPAEILYKSVHFNVDTNTGNLRKTAFYRVKIYDKDKVEDWLNLEIPLYQNKSNRETLEKVKAFTYNLENGAAVSTKVDRSSKYKSRESKNVTVTKFAFPNVKNGSVIEYQYEVVSPFLYAIPQILIESDTPSLYTEYVLDAPTNISYNVNYTGSLNPKYRMVEEKMLYGMSHRTYRFGYENLKGFKTERFVKNDRNFRTKISAELHSTNFRELKLYSSSWEKIKDKLYEDEDFGGELKKTKLAKENMPTLSGLTTDIEKANAIFKYVKNTFTWNKDRGIYTEDGIKKLLETKTGNAAEINLFLVMLLREAGLKADPVIISTVDNGLINLVSPSVTSTNFVIAAINTNEGIHVFDATSKQSNIDDLPPRDWNEYGILIAKDKVQQMQLVNATSSFTHLTTKAKINEDGSISGTYADRDTGAFAMFAKESYDENTDKYKKQYKENFSIDFNNIDSKVLENGDFESTMTFSSDHLIDRVGKKMIINPMLFMNKNSNEFDQADARKFKIDFIAPYTKVKKVILEIPEGYAIEEMPKSKKIVTDDKEIEYSYVAEQKGNTLEVISTVKVASADYPKEYYPAFKQIWGVASKSENQVISLVKK
- a CDS encoding DUF3857 domain-containing protein — encoded protein: MMKMFFLGALSTASLYFAQTYPASAIPENLKKNANVVVRKDFTTININKIDEVKYQINTVTTVLNKDGNSKAIAYIPYEKGDHISDIKATVYDEQGKKVKSFSKSDFGDFANNTQGVFYSNSRVLALSYTPTQYPYTIDFSYQITNENTVFIPDFVPFSSTNTSLEDAQFKIINKSGIELKTKTYPSKYNYTSVTESDNAGEKTFSYKNVPAIVDALMLPKPVKILPKVSFALTKFNLEGKQGNVSSWKDFGSWYYNSILQPVSVSTPAIKAEVAALNLQGTTEEKVKKIYQHMQAKTRYIFVALGIGGWQPMLPDEVQKKGYGDCKGLTNYMKTLLDEAGIPSNYCVINSNASEVSFDPEFPKMGGNHVILMVPTDKGSIWLENTSQQMAFNHLSYSTTDRNVLSVTKNGIDIIETPSYKAEQNKESQKLNIKLNEDNSINGDGKFAYTGSQYDYSLGFAYMSPKEKNDAFKDRIDILNFEKVEMKNYTNDRDKAVSNFDIDFKANNYSKSMGSSLMFRAVPIYANNFYKSDESRELPFEIRQSFNDEYEINYALPKNYKVDEVPEDVMINSEFGTYKLSFVKNDEGVKVTRSIKVNKGIFPKEKYNDYVSFRKKTLNNDNSKILITKI